ACATTCATGGAACCCTAATTCTCTCGGGCCCCTTATTACCCCTCCATCCTCTTATCAGCCGCAAGCCCACCCACGCATTGTCACTGTCCATCGACGATCACAACTCACTGCTCGTCCGCTTCTCCGTCTAATCTTGTCAACCGCACCTTCCTCCACTGCGGGAGCGTCGATCGAGCCTTCAATTTCTCGGTCTTCCCGAACAACAGTAGCCGCAACTCTGCTCCTCCCTTTCACTCGCTCAATCTTCACTGCCGGCCGCCGCTCCATTCTCCACCGCCTGAAGTAGAGGGTGCAGCTTTACAGAGCCAACCCATAACCTGGTAACCACCACGAGTTGTAATTTGTCAGATTCTCTCCCCAAAATCAATTGCTATGTGCAATAGAATTTGACTCCTGGTTCTATGTTATATGCTTTTGTTGAGGCTATTAACCTTTTCTGTGAAGACTTGTGAAAATTGAATTCTGAATGAATATACTTCGTTGAATCTGAATTCACTTTGAGCATTCTGATGTAGAAACCAGCTAGAGGAATGTAAACTTTTGGTAGTGGAAGAAAAATCTGAACTTCTGTTTTTGCTATAGAATATCAGAAATTTTGCATTTGATTATCTATTAGAAGCTTTTGTAGTGACTGAGCGGGTGTGGTTGAAGTGAAATCCACTTAGCGAACTGACGTATGCCTTTATTTTGTCGTGTTTACTTAATTGGTATTTTCTTCTCCCGTGGGCACCGGTGGGGGAAACAGGGCGGTGCCGGGGAACTTTTGGACACCGGGATGCCTTCCCCCACCCCAAaaccgccccgttgccatccctagccTAAAAGTGAGAATTACCTGTTTTGAACTGGTGCTGAGAGAGGAGGGACAAGCCGATAGGGTTTATTAGGGATTTTGAGGACTGAGGAGGCTGCTGCCTTAACTAGCTCGTATCCTTCACTAAACCTTGATCCCTTCATCACCAACCCCTCCATTTCATTTAGTCAGCTTATCGATCCTCTACCTCCCCCCTCTAAATTTAGAAAAGGAATCAtatttttaagtaaaattttcTATCACTTGTTCTTGTCCATTAATTTGTTATCTTGAGTTCACGTGGTTGTGTGTTTTGGGGCTTTTGCTATCCCTTTTTGTATATCTTCTTCTATTTCTTTCCTATGGTTGAGagtttttagggtttttttctaATATTGGGAAATTTAAGATTCGGTCTTTAGGATAAAaatctagtttttttttaaaaaaaactttctTTAGACCTTTcattttacttttcttgctgCTATTTCTTGGTTATTGTATCTTGATTTTTTCATGGATATCTCCACTATGAAGGTCCTGACGGTTAATTTTTGTCTCCTTGTATACTTGTCCTCCTGCTGTAGTAATTATAATTTTGCCTGTCTGTGTCCTTGTTTCCTGTATGAAGTTTCAATTGTTTTGGGAATTTGGGGTTGTGGAAGTTGTACACTTCAAGTGAATGGATTTACATCTTTTGGCCCCATTAACTGATTTTATTTTACTGTTTGGAACAGTTATATGCGTATATTTACTTGCTTCTAATATTTATGGAACCTATTGTCCTCAGGGAACcatttatttgtgaaaaagaCAGATATCTGTGCGATTAGGAACGTGTACAATTAGCTAGGCGGAACTTATAGTTTAGAATAAGGCAGGTCTTAATGTAAGTAGGTGTCAGAAAGCCATCTAAGTCCTTTAAGGCTTGCATACCCGGTCAGATGTCATCTTCTGTTTGCAAGGTGTGCATCACTAGCAATGCTGAATATAATTCTCATATAGTTTACTTCTGGTGACAGCTAGTTAAATATGGATGAGAAACATACTAAGTATCCTTTTTGACTTAATGAGCTTACCTACTGATTATTTTCTgactttctttttctattgTTATCCCAGAAAAGGTTATGCTGGACGAGGAAAATATCAATGATCTTGGAATGGAGGATCCCGATAATGAAGTCATTGATTCAGAACCAGAGtcagaagaagatgaagatgtGAAGTTGGCTGAACCTTCAAAGACTGCTGTAAACAACAGGGACGGTTTGCTTGATAAACTGGGAGATATAAGTTGGCCTGAAAATGTGGGTTGGATACACAAGCTTTCGGTAGACATTGACAGGGAGCAAGAGGTGGACGTTAACGATGACTTGACGCGGGAGCTTGCTTTCTATACGCAGGCATTGGAGGGCACAAGGCAGGCCTTTCTGGAGTTTCAGTCAATGGGGATACCTTTCTTGAGGCCATCTGACTACTATGCTGAGATGGTCAAATCTGATACTCACATGGAGAAAGTTAAGGGTCGTCTGTTggcagagaaaagaaagattgaGGAGAGTGAGGAGAGAAGGAAGGCAAGGGAGAACAAGAAAATAGCCAAAGAGGTACAGGCACAGAAGCTCAAGGAGCGGGCTAAGCAAAAGAAGGAAGAGATAGAGTCTGTTAAGAAGTGGAGGAAAAATAGGCAGCACAGTGGCTTTGCAGGTGGTGACAAAGACGGTGACTTGGATTTTGCTTTTGAAGATGGAAAGGCATTTGAGCGATCAAGTAAGAAACAGCCCGGGGTGGCTCCAGGAGACCGTTCTGGAGGGAAGGCAGGGAAAGGTGGTGGTAGAAGGGGGATGAAAGGGCCAGATAAAAATAGAAAGAATAGGGAATTCAGGAACTCCAAGTTTGGTTATGGAGGAAGGAAAGGCCCAAATAAGCAGAACACTTCTGAGACTACAAGTGATATAAGAGGCTTCAACGGTAATTTTTCAGGTAGGAAAAGGAAGAGGTGATACACTTTAATGTGGTTTGCTCGGTGCCAGAGCTTTAAATGGATCTTTTTTCGAAACGTGTCTTTTTGACAATGTGCTTTTAGAAAATTTGGTAATTTGCTCAATTATATTAGCTTAATATTTATGGTTTATGATTCTAATGCTGTCAAATAAGCTGGCAGGTTGAGCTCTTTGATTGGCAAATTTTTTTGTTGCTTGATGATGATTTTATTCTGGGATTAGCCAACTTCCTGTGTCAATCGGGGTTCAGTTTTATAGATTTCGAGGTATTGATGttataattgtttcttttctttatacaCGCTCCAACTTTTCTGCCCTACTACCTAAAATAATACCTGCAACGTTGTCTGCGCTCCACAGTTTTATATGGGAAGCAGTCCGGTCCCTTGGAGTGCCCCTACAATGTGGAGGGCAAAAACTAGTTCTCTAAGTTTTCTCATTCTCATGCCTTGTTGAATGAATAAAGTCTCTGACTCCATTGGATGTGAGAGGAAATCTATAAATTTAACACAATATCTCTCTTATTCAAGGAAGTAATTTCTTCTAAACATGAAGATAATTCTATCCAATCTACGAACGAGGAAGATTTACGGATTAATTAAATATTGTCTGCTTAAAGCAAGTTTTTTTGTAACATTTGGCTTTTGGAAGTAATTGTTATGTGAAATAATTATTACACTAATAAATAAGGATATTTTacagtttttaattttaaatggACAAAAACTCCTCTTTGTTGATTTCCAAATGCAAGAGATTTATTCAATGCTCTCAAAAAGTGTGTAAATGCCGAATACGTAATCAATACTCTATGTGTTGGTATAGTGTTTGGATAACatattatctcaaataataatatttcgcttgcatcataaacacattttccaatcaatctttttatatttctaaccacatttttatcttacatacatcaaatcacaaaaagtgctacagtaattagtccaaataatactctattaTCACCCAAATTAACTTCTCCTACAGAAAAGCGAAAGCTCATAAGAACGGACAAGGCAGCACTCAAGTCGCAGGCCACAGTCGA
This portion of the Coffea arabica cultivar ET-39 chromosome 2e, Coffea Arabica ET-39 HiFi, whole genome shotgun sequence genome encodes:
- the LOC113730149 gene encoding probable rRNA-processing protein EBP2 homolog; translated protein: MLDEENINDLGMEDPDNEVIDSEPESEEDEDVKLAEPSKTAVNNRDGLLDKLGDISWPENVGWIHKLSVDIDREQEVDVNDDLTRELAFYTQALEGTRQAFLEFQSMGIPFLRPSDYYAEMVKSDTHMEKVKGRLLAEKRKIEESEERRKARENKKIAKEVQAQKLKERAKQKKEEIESVKKWRKNRQHSGFAGGDKDGDLDFAFEDGKAFERSSKKQPGVAPGDRSGGKAGKGGGRRGMKGPDKNRKNREFRNSKFGYGGRKGPNKQNTSETTSDIRGFNGNFSGRKRKR